A stretch of Cupriavidus necator DNA encodes these proteins:
- a CDS encoding metallophosphoesterase translates to MKLRILSDLHIEHNMPQSVPACDADVVVLAGDIANGRDGIDWAARTFSQPVVYVPGNHEYYESNFDTVDRLMAEATEAHPGIQVLNGTVAEFNGAHGRVRIIGTTWWTDYTLFGTDRRDDAMQACAAVMLDHRLIELHGDDGRPRHFTPQDALARHQAASAWLAAQLAQPYDGKTVVVTHHGPDLGSLDPRYSHDLVSGGFLSRRPDLVAKADLWIHGHTHTSFDYCIDDSRVVCNPRGYVSRRTGELENKRFDWCCVVVV, encoded by the coding sequence ATGAAGCTACGCATCCTGAGCGACCTCCACATCGAGCACAACATGCCGCAGTCCGTGCCTGCCTGCGATGCCGACGTCGTGGTGCTGGCCGGCGACATCGCCAACGGGCGCGACGGCATCGACTGGGCCGCGCGCACCTTCAGCCAGCCGGTGGTCTATGTGCCCGGCAATCACGAATACTACGAAAGCAACTTCGATACCGTGGATCGCCTGATGGCCGAAGCCACCGAGGCGCACCCGGGCATACAGGTGCTCAATGGCACCGTGGCCGAATTCAATGGCGCGCACGGACGGGTACGCATCATCGGCACTACCTGGTGGACTGACTACACCCTGTTCGGCACTGACCGGCGCGATGACGCGATGCAGGCTTGCGCGGCTGTGATGCTGGATCACCGCCTGATCGAACTCCACGGCGACGACGGCCGTCCGCGGCATTTCACGCCCCAGGACGCGCTGGCGCGCCACCAGGCCGCGTCGGCCTGGCTGGCGGCGCAACTGGCGCAGCCCTACGATGGCAAGACCGTGGTGGTCACGCATCACGGCCCCGACCTGGGCAGCCTGGACCCGCGCTACTCGCACGACCTGGTCTCGGGCGGCTTCCTGTCGCGCCGGCCCGACCTGGTAGCAAAGGCGGACCTGTGGATCCACGGCCATACCCACACCAGCTTCGACTACTGCATCGACGATTCGCGCGTGGTCTGCAACCCCCGCGGCTACGTCAGCCGCCGCACCGGCGAGCTGGAAAACAAGCGCTTCGACTGGTGCTGCGTGGTTGTGGTCTGA
- a CDS encoding type II secretion system F family protein produces MQGIIQGFQADQFVVLALIFVAAFGTVFGVLYVFSPNRLRGRAEQIAGQAGQLGADPGKQNPLYEKLVQWAQPVSRLSLPKEGWESSQLRVRFMNAGWRNASAAPLYFAAKTVLAIALPMIGLLAAAGQPGLQDRNIMFALLAVLGAIGYYLPNVVLARKVAQRQRTVFEEFPDVIDLLTVCVEAGLGLDAALMRVADELALRCPVLADELQLMLLELRSGFSKEKALSNLSLRTGVEDVDKFASMLIQADRFGTSLGESLRVLSDMLRTKRRMRAEEQAAKIALKLLFPLIFTIFPSLLLVLLGPAFIQIYRVLLPTMAGQGG; encoded by the coding sequence ATGCAAGGCATTATCCAGGGGTTTCAGGCGGACCAGTTTGTCGTGCTCGCGCTGATCTTCGTGGCGGCGTTCGGCACGGTGTTCGGGGTGCTCTACGTGTTCTCGCCCAACCGCTTGCGGGGGCGGGCGGAGCAGATTGCAGGCCAGGCGGGTCAGCTCGGGGCTGATCCTGGCAAGCAGAATCCGCTATACGAAAAGCTGGTGCAATGGGCGCAGCCGGTATCGCGGCTGTCACTGCCCAAGGAGGGGTGGGAGAGCTCGCAGCTGCGCGTGCGCTTCATGAACGCCGGCTGGCGCAATGCCAGTGCCGCACCGCTGTACTTTGCGGCCAAGACCGTTCTGGCCATCGCCCTGCCGATGATCGGGCTGCTGGCAGCCGCCGGCCAGCCCGGCCTGCAGGACCGGAATATCATGTTCGCGTTGCTGGCAGTGCTGGGGGCAATCGGCTACTACCTGCCCAACGTCGTTCTCGCGCGCAAGGTCGCGCAGCGCCAGCGTACGGTGTTTGAAGAGTTTCCGGACGTGATCGACCTGCTGACCGTCTGCGTGGAGGCCGGCCTCGGGCTCGATGCAGCGCTGATGCGCGTGGCCGACGAGCTGGCGCTGCGCTGCCCGGTGCTGGCCGATGAGCTCCAGCTGATGCTGCTGGAGCTGCGCTCGGGCTTCTCGAAGGAAAAGGCGCTGTCTAACCTGTCGCTGCGTACAGGCGTGGAGGACGTGGACAAGTTCGCCTCCATGCTGATCCAGGCCGACCGCTTCGGCACCAGCCTGGGCGAGTCCCTGCGCGTGCTGTCCGACATGCTGCGCACCAAACGCCGCATGCGGGCCGAGGAGCAAGCCGCCAAGATCGCGCTCAAGCTGTTGTTCCCGCTGATCTTCACCATCTTCCCGTCGCTGTTGCTGGTGCTGCTCGGGCCAGCCTTTATCCAGATCTATCGCGTTCTCCTGCCCACCATGGCCGGACAGGGAGGGTAA
- a CDS encoding TadE/TadG family type IV pilus assembly protein: MAQCRQHRSKLRGVVAVEFALVLVPLLILVTGVAEYGRAIYQYNALTKATRDAARFLSQYAPSEPNYPVDQAKCIAVYGKTTCGGAALVNGLSPSMVVVCDRIDSTGCGSKQFANVAIYEGGDSSRPPAGTINLVEVKISGFTYSPIQSYLNVGALAFSDIATVMRQVL, encoded by the coding sequence ATGGCGCAATGCAGGCAGCACAGGAGCAAGCTGCGCGGGGTGGTCGCGGTGGAGTTCGCACTGGTCCTGGTGCCCTTGCTAATCCTGGTGACCGGGGTGGCGGAGTACGGGCGCGCGATCTACCAGTACAACGCCCTGACCAAGGCCACGCGCGATGCGGCACGCTTCCTTTCGCAATATGCGCCCAGCGAGCCGAACTACCCAGTTGACCAGGCGAAATGCATCGCCGTCTATGGCAAGACCACTTGCGGTGGCGCGGCACTTGTGAATGGCCTCAGTCCGTCGATGGTAGTCGTCTGTGACCGCATTGACTCGACCGGCTGCGGCAGCAAGCAGTTTGCCAACGTCGCCATCTACGAGGGGGGCGACAGTTCACGCCCGCCGGCGGGCACCATCAACCTGGTTGAAGTGAAGATCTCGGGCTTTACCTACTCGCCAATCCAGTCCTACCTCAATGTGGGAGCCCTGGCGTTCTCCGATATCGCAACGGTAATGAGGCAGGTGCTATGA
- a CDS encoding fimbrial protein — MGTTVTSPFLPATVSISKTTGIGQVISSATITVTVTCDDTGLRHPSTNGWALNYTPQTPLVATSISQQTFATAMPGLGYRMYMPDGNLIAPTSYGTNGGDNFGANCMGAASGGVPCTMPLGTSTQTFRFRLDLVRTSTVLTSGTFSDSLMRFGYQDSWTGGSGPGPWTAQFGEQMTSPVTFRFIPPSCNLSAGTANQVITLPKISASSLPTIGSTAGATRFGLTLENCVTQSIVTMNISGDATAVGSVLRNNGSAQGVGLQMLNGGPAGTPLPLNADVGMGNVGAAMTMAIPLGVRYYRVGPVTPGTVDSVATVNFNYN; from the coding sequence ATGGGAACCACCGTGACCTCGCCGTTCCTGCCGGCCACGGTGAGCATCAGCAAGACCACCGGCATCGGCCAGGTGATCTCCAGCGCCACCATTACCGTAACGGTGACGTGCGACGACACCGGACTGCGGCATCCATCTACCAATGGCTGGGCCCTGAACTACACGCCGCAGACGCCGCTGGTGGCGACTTCGATCTCGCAGCAGACCTTTGCCACCGCCATGCCGGGACTGGGCTATCGCATGTACATGCCCGACGGCAACCTGATTGCACCGACCAGCTACGGCACCAACGGCGGCGACAACTTCGGTGCCAACTGCATGGGGGCGGCTTCGGGCGGGGTGCCTTGCACGATGCCGCTGGGCACCTCGACCCAGACCTTCCGGTTCCGGCTGGACCTGGTGCGGACCAGCACGGTGCTGACCAGCGGCACGTTCAGTGACAGCCTGATGCGCTTCGGCTACCAGGACAGCTGGACGGGGGGCTCGGGACCGGGGCCGTGGACGGCCCAGTTCGGCGAGCAAATGACTTCGCCAGTGACCTTCCGCTTCATTCCGCCAAGCTGCAACCTCAGCGCCGGCACGGCGAACCAGGTCATTACCTTGCCCAAGATCAGCGCCTCGTCCCTGCCCACCATCGGCTCGACCGCGGGCGCGACGAGATTCGGGCTCACTCTCGAGAATTGCGTCACCCAGTCGATCGTCACGATGAACATCAGCGGCGATGCCACCGCCGTGGGCAGCGTCCTGCGGAACAACGGCTCGGCGCAAGGCGTTGGCCTGCAGATGCTGAATGGCGGCCCGGCGGGCACCCCGCTGCCGCTCAACGCCGATGTCGGCATGGGCAATGTCGGCGCGGCAATGACCATGGCCATTCCGTTGGGGGTGAGGTACTACCGGGTAGGCCCGGTCACGCCAGGCACGGTCGACAGCGTGGCAACGGTCAATTTCAACTACAACTGA
- a CDS encoding CpaF family protein, protein MSIREQLANAGPAFTANGHAAIQFATSAASVSGGYHQLKRDVHETVLDRVELERLARYPQEQVRQEIAALVNLIIDEQKVLLNENERRQLTVEIYDEMFGFGPLEPLLHDPTVSDILVNTARQTYVERRGKLELTDVVFYDDAHLMKVIEKIVSRVGRRIDETSPMVDARLPDGSRVNAIIPPSAIDGPLLSIRRFSVNPLQVSDLVNLRSLTPPMAQLLQALSQAKVNVLVSGGTGSGKTTLLNILSGFIPEDERVVTIEDAAELQLRQPHVLRLETRPPNIEGKGEITQRALVRNALRMRPDRIILGEVRGGEALDMLNAMNTGHEGSLTTIHANTPRDALTRLENMVSMAGLTMPAKAMRQQISSAITVIVQAARMTDGRRKIISIQEITGMEGDIINMQEIFTFQRTGVDKDGTVRGNFRATGVYPKFAERLRVFGVGLPDETYDPAKRFEV, encoded by the coding sequence ATGTCCATTCGCGAGCAGCTGGCCAATGCCGGGCCTGCCTTCACTGCCAACGGCCACGCCGCAATCCAGTTTGCGACGTCGGCAGCCTCCGTGTCGGGCGGCTACCACCAACTCAAGCGCGACGTGCACGAGACCGTGCTGGACCGCGTGGAGCTGGAGCGGCTGGCGCGCTATCCGCAGGAGCAGGTGCGACAGGAGATCGCTGCACTGGTCAACCTGATCATCGACGAACAGAAAGTGCTGCTCAACGAAAACGAGCGGCGCCAACTGACGGTTGAGATCTACGACGAGATGTTCGGCTTCGGCCCGCTCGAGCCCCTGCTTCATGACCCCACCGTGTCGGACATCCTGGTCAACACCGCACGCCAGACCTATGTGGAGCGGCGCGGCAAGCTGGAACTGACCGACGTGGTGTTCTACGACGACGCGCACCTGATGAAGGTGATCGAGAAGATCGTGTCGCGCGTGGGGCGCCGCATCGACGAGACCAGCCCGATGGTCGACGCACGCCTGCCCGACGGCTCGCGCGTCAACGCCATTATCCCGCCCTCTGCCATCGACGGGCCGCTGCTGTCGATCCGCCGCTTTTCCGTGAATCCGCTGCAGGTGTCCGACCTGGTGAACCTGCGCAGCCTGACGCCGCCGATGGCGCAGCTGTTGCAGGCGCTCTCGCAGGCCAAGGTCAACGTGCTGGTGTCGGGCGGCACCGGCAGCGGCAAGACCACGCTGCTGAACATCCTGTCGGGCTTTATCCCGGAAGACGAGCGCGTGGTCACCATCGAGGATGCGGCCGAACTGCAGCTGCGCCAGCCCCATGTGCTGCGGCTGGAAACGCGACCACCCAATATTGAAGGCAAGGGCGAGATCACCCAGCGCGCACTGGTGCGCAACGCACTGCGCATGCGCCCCGACCGCATCATCCTGGGCGAAGTGCGCGGCGGCGAGGCGCTGGACATGCTCAACGCAATGAACACCGGCCACGAGGGCTCGCTCACCACGATCCACGCCAACACCCCGCGCGACGCGCTGACGCGCCTGGAGAACATGGTCAGCATGGCCGGCCTGACCATGCCGGCCAAGGCCATGCGGCAGCAGATCTCCTCGGCCATCACGGTGATCGTGCAGGCGGCGCGCATGACCGACGGCCGGCGCAAGATCATCAGCATCCAGGAGATCACCGGCATGGAGGGTGACATCATCAATATGCAAGAGATCTTCACCTTCCAGCGCACGGGCGTGGACAAGGATGGCACGGTCCGCGGCAATTTCCGGGCGACCGGGGTCTATCCCAAGTTTGCCGAGCGGCTGCGCGTGTTCGGCGTGGGGCTGCCGGATGAGACCTATGACCCGGCCAAGCGCTTCGAAGTCTGA
- a CDS encoding TadE/TadG family type IV pilus assembly protein, with protein MTPIRAMHQRSRQAGATAIEFALVASIFFMLLIGIAEFSRVLFYWNTAGEATRLGARIAVVCDVTDTAIKDRMTYLMPLLKDTNIQVAYEPSGCDADADTARNSCRSVTVSVADVSVKTFIPVVPITVSMPPFSTTLPRESLDSATSGKICN; from the coding sequence ATGACTCCAATCCGTGCCATGCACCAGCGTTCACGCCAGGCCGGCGCAACCGCCATCGAGTTCGCCCTGGTTGCCAGCATCTTCTTCATGCTGCTGATCGGCATTGCAGAATTTTCTCGCGTGCTGTTTTACTGGAACACCGCCGGCGAAGCCACCCGACTGGGTGCACGCATCGCGGTGGTGTGCGACGTCACAGACACAGCCATCAAGGACAGGATGACGTATCTGATGCCCTTGCTGAAGGACACCAATATCCAGGTCGCCTACGAGCCAAGTGGCTGCGACGCCGACGCCGACACCGCGCGCAATTCTTGCCGCTCCGTCACCGTCAGTGTGGCTGACGTCTCGGTCAAGACCTTCATTCCGGTCGTTCCGATCACGGTATCGATGCCTCCGTTCTCCACCACGCTGCCGCGGGAGAGCCTTGACTCTGCCACCAGCGGCAAGATCTGCAACTAG
- a CDS encoding AAA family ATPase produces the protein MLRILIVSEDADRLAEINRLSTVVGNFQAMTLQEGLSRFPFHASRLRMADLLILELPAINASQMHAIETLRQQHPELPCILITQAPSSEVLIKAMRAGIRDVLSWPLDKGQLAEALKRVEVGHVPRAQETGQVISVISCKGGAGTSFVAANLGDALARHLDKRVLVVDLNRHFGDLTYIVSDKTPPSTLPDICSQIDRMDAAFLEACLVHVDNGFDVLAGAADPIKASQIQKDKLEWILSVVQPAYDFVIFDLGQSIDPLSIGMLDHSDRICVVAEPALSFGRPGRRLLDILRALHYPTDKVRLVLNRTGRKNEMPRATMEEIFGMKAAFTLPDDPAAVDEAVSHGEPVAKLSRRSAMARALQAMATQLCATPEAERRSRPESVSPLRRLMLRARST, from the coding sequence ATGCTCAGAATTCTGATCGTTTCCGAAGACGCCGACCGGCTGGCCGAGATCAACCGGCTCAGCACCGTAGTTGGCAACTTCCAGGCCATGACGCTGCAGGAAGGCCTGTCTCGTTTCCCGTTCCATGCCAGCCGGCTGCGCATGGCCGACCTGCTCATCCTGGAACTGCCGGCCATCAATGCCTCGCAGATGCACGCCATCGAGACCCTGCGCCAGCAACACCCTGAACTGCCCTGCATCCTGATCACGCAGGCACCCAGCTCCGAGGTGCTGATCAAGGCCATGCGTGCCGGCATCCGCGATGTGCTGTCGTGGCCGCTGGACAAGGGGCAACTGGCCGAGGCGCTTAAGCGCGTGGAAGTCGGCCACGTGCCGCGTGCGCAAGAAACCGGACAGGTGATTTCGGTAATCTCGTGCAAGGGCGGCGCGGGTACCAGCTTCGTGGCGGCCAATCTGGGCGACGCGCTGGCCCGGCACCTTGACAAGCGCGTGCTGGTGGTGGACCTAAACCGGCACTTCGGCGACCTGACCTATATCGTCAGCGACAAGACCCCGCCCTCCACACTGCCCGATATCTGCAGCCAGATCGACCGTATGGATGCCGCCTTCCTGGAAGCCTGCCTGGTGCATGTGGACAACGGCTTCGACGTGCTGGCGGGTGCGGCCGATCCAATCAAGGCCAGCCAGATCCAGAAGGACAAGCTGGAGTGGATCCTCTCGGTGGTGCAGCCGGCCTATGACTTCGTGATCTTCGACCTGGGCCAGAGCATCGACCCGTTGTCGATCGGCATGCTGGATCACAGCGACCGCATCTGCGTGGTGGCCGAGCCAGCCCTCTCTTTCGGCCGACCGGGCCGTCGCCTGCTCGATATCCTGCGTGCGCTGCACTACCCCACCGACAAGGTCCGCCTGGTGCTGAACCGCACCGGCCGCAAGAACGAGATGCCGCGCGCAACGATGGAGGAGATCTTCGGCATGAAGGCCGCCTTTACCCTGCCCGACGACCCCGCTGCCGTGGATGAGGCCGTCAGCCACGGCGAGCCTGTCGCCAAGCTGAGCCGGCGCAGCGCCATGGCGCGCGCGCTGCAGGCCATGGCCACGCAGCTGTGCGCCACGCCGGAAGCCGAGCGGCGCAGCAGGCCCGAATCGGTATCGCCGCTGCGCAGGCTGATGCTGCGCGCGCGGAGCACCTGA
- a CDS encoding type II secretion system F family protein — protein sequence MSTIFYAFGILLFVAVVLCVEGIYLWWSNAHGPAAKRIEARLRALSAGGHVSAEQLSILKKRMLAGSPRLQKWLMSVPRVGALDRWLEQSGSTWSVAQLLGYCAMVALCTVALIPLLPIPVPLVLAGAALAALLPVLHVMRQRAKRIKRMEAQLADAVDMISRALRAGHSFSGALGMVGQEMKAPIGPEFRTTFEEINYGVALDEAMTNLAIRVPVGDLRYFVIAVLIQRESGGNLAEILDTIGTMVRERLKLFDKIRVLSAEGKMSAWVLGLLPFGTAGLILVVNPGFMKVLWEDPIGLRMIGGALVSMTFGVLWMRKIIRIRV from the coding sequence ATGAGCACGATCTTCTACGCCTTCGGCATCCTGCTGTTCGTGGCCGTGGTGCTCTGCGTCGAGGGCATCTACCTGTGGTGGAGCAACGCCCATGGCCCCGCGGCCAAGCGCATCGAGGCGCGGCTGCGGGCGCTGTCGGCGGGCGGACATGTCAGCGCAGAGCAGTTGTCGATCCTGAAGAAGCGCATGCTGGCAGGCTCGCCGCGCTTGCAGAAGTGGCTCATGAGCGTGCCCCGCGTGGGCGCGCTGGACCGGTGGCTGGAGCAATCCGGCAGCACCTGGTCGGTGGCGCAACTGCTGGGCTACTGCGCGATGGTGGCGCTGTGCACGGTGGCACTGATTCCGCTGTTGCCGATCCCGGTACCGCTGGTGCTCGCCGGCGCGGCGCTGGCCGCCCTGCTGCCAGTGCTGCATGTGATGCGCCAGCGCGCCAAGCGGATCAAGCGGATGGAGGCACAGCTGGCTGATGCCGTCGACATGATCAGCCGTGCCCTGCGCGCCGGGCACTCATTCAGTGGCGCGCTCGGCATGGTCGGGCAGGAAATGAAGGCCCCGATCGGGCCGGAGTTCCGCACCACCTTCGAGGAAATCAATTATGGCGTGGCACTGGACGAGGCCATGACCAACCTTGCCATCCGGGTACCGGTGGGCGACCTGCGCTATTTCGTCATCGCGGTGCTGATCCAGCGTGAAAGCGGCGGAAACCTGGCGGAGATCCTCGACACCATCGGCACGATGGTGCGCGAGCGGCTGAAGCTGTTCGACAAGATCCGTGTGCTGTCGGCGGAAGGCAAGATGTCCGCGTGGGTGCTGGGGCTGTTGCCCTTCGGCACTGCCGGGCTGATTCTGGTGGTGAATCCAGGCTTCATGAAGGTGCTGTGGGAGGACCCGATTGGCTTGCGCATGATCGGCGGCGCGCTGGTATCAATGACCTTCGGTGTGCTGTGGATGCGCAAGATCATCCGTATCCGGGTATGA